A single window of Dermacentor albipictus isolate Rhodes 1998 colony chromosome 1, USDA_Dalb.pri_finalv2, whole genome shotgun sequence DNA harbors:
- the LOC139054633 gene encoding uncharacterized protein: protein MTQSSAVTECAEEVQHVQSVPLEKEKDYLDFVLPSFDHYEEVLRRKVPINCAVRRAIINKLFAACFKIAWYPSRQLYRVAAERLVSAYPHLADRVGSGNGLDSWVMALRNKFKNMRKKAENCSEEMLAKKRHFLVKRKQQVASGEATNKKLCRLFVV, encoded by the exons ATGACTCAGTCTAG TGCTGTTACAGAATGTGCAGAGGAGGTGCAGCATGTACAGTCTGTGCCGTTGGAGAAGGAGAAGGACTACTTAGATTTTGTACTACCCTCTTTTGACCATTACGAGGAAGTGCTTCGTAGAAAGGTCCCAATTAATTGTGCAGTGCGACGTGCCATTATCAACAAACTGTTTGCAGCTTGCTTCAAGATAGCTTG GTACCCTTCTAGACAGTTGTACCGCGTAGCTGCTGAGAGGCTTGTCAGTGCATACCCACACCTTGCTGACAGAGTTGGCAGCGGAAATGGCCTG GACTCGTGGGTCATGGCATTAAGAAACAAATTCAAGAACATGCGTAAGAAGGCAGAGAATTGCTCCGAAGAAATGTTGGCAAAAAAAAGGCACTTCCTGGTCAAGCGGAAACAGCAGGTGGCTTCTGGTGAAGCTACAAACAAGAAGTTATGCCGCCTTTTT GTGGTTTAG